From the genome of Pieris brassicae chromosome Z, ilPieBrab1.1, whole genome shotgun sequence:
GGTCATGCTGGAGTCAGCATGACCACAAGCACGCGTACACGCTGATTCACTTCCCCCACCGCCGAATCCTAAAACAAAACCACTGCAACTATAATTTGCCGGGTTCAATTCGATCGTCATTCGTCACACATCTGTATCAAACTCTCGTTACGTTGTGCTTACCCAGATTTAATTTAGTGCTGACTACATTTACATAGTATTTACTTTACTTCATAATGCCTTCGAATCAAGTAAATGggcaaaaatattatgatcgTAAGTTAATATTTCCTTCTAAGCTTattcacaattattttatgctCCACAATTATCCTTAATTGCTGGGAATTGCAATTTTATCCTCAACCGAGATgtaattttgtgttaaaaatgttacaaagAACACTTACTAGTGtcagtaaaatgtttgtgtataagtgtaagtttattttataatacaaattgaattttaaatactagttGTATAATCGCTgagttctaaatttaatactGTGCGTTATTTTTTCCCGAATGAAAATccgagttaatttttttttatgtggacttttacatgaatatttttatgtatttataggCTTGCTTGATTTAAGATTAGATTTTTTGTGATAAGGCGTAATAACAATAAGTagtaaaattcaaattctaacattttatatttagatttaaatcgtgcaaatgaaatgttattatatagttattattttatttcatacgtATTGTATGACATTAATTAAGAGTTTTTGTTAGAAAAGTGTTAAATATAGGCATATATAAGGCAACATTATTATGAGGATTGTGAGAacaggtttttattttatactatatatattataacctaacttatataatttcaaacaGGTACATTGTATATAACATTGTCTCTAATTATTGCACAATATAAAAacgatttacaaaaaataaaaccaaaataaaaaaattgttacataGTGCGCGTTAATCGCCATTATTCCAGGCAACTCTACGTAGATAAATTACTACGTAACTTTTGATACTAAatacaaaacttaaaaaatttaattatacagaAGAATCCAAATATGATGTGATGGATATGTCATCAGACAAAGAGTAAATATGTACAtgctaataattttttattaatcttatcaagaataaagctttatttaagaaaaatctaTCACGAAATggcaatatataaattgttgcttaaatttatgtaatagattaaacttgttatttataagtctAAAGATGTATCCGTGGCTAATTTCAATAGTAGTAGGCTGTGGCGCTTAATGAAAATCggagtttatttacattttaaaataagtgtgtgtatattattaaaaaaaagcttaaAGCTAAATTGACGTATAGATGATCGGGCACGTCATGCTCGTGTCTGCTCAAATCCCAAGCGAGCCATATCCGTATCTGGTATGACTTATGAGTGGATTTTCACGTGTTAACTGTGTATCTGTAGCCCttaattcatttcatttcaatcATTGTTTTAGCTAAAATGGCGACAATACTGAAGCTGTTTCAACCGCTTCAGCCCAAGCAGGAAGACACTGGCAGTAAGATAACTGTCGTTGGAGCTGGCCAAGTCGGTATGGCTGCGGTCTTCTCAATCCTTACCCAGGTATAACATTCAATATCTATACCTAAATTCATATCACATATATAACATCAGCTTTGAAATATTACTGTTAGTAATAATGTTAGAAGTTTGtataactttttgttttaacaatatttactagTGAGCAATCCGAAGTGGGAAGTAAATGGTTATTAAAGCCGTGATTGCCGCGAGTTTCTAATAAGCAACTTCTTTAAATTACCTACATTTTATTAGACAGACCCTTCTGCGTTTGTTCCACTGTGCGTTTCGTTATAATCATGTAAGTGTTCTCGACTACCCCTGGATTCATTAATTTGTCATAAAATTTAACTGaactataaaatatgtgaTCTTCAGAATGTTCTACTCCAGGCACATTATGTTTGTTGTAGGCACCCAAAGGTCAGTTAGGAGTAatctataaaatgtaattgagttttgtacaattattttattttgaagagTTAAAAGTATTGTCAGCACTCTGTGGTACagagtataaaaataacttcgaGAAATTGCATTTCAGCGTGCCCGACATTCCAAAGATTGGCATTTGAGTAATTTAAATCGTAAAAGATCGCAACTAAatcgttttataattttactattacgttgattataatattagataaGACCCAATAATATTGTTCATTTAATAAGCTTATAGTAAGGTCGTATTGAAAACTATAGATAGTGTGTATAGAGTTCGTACTGAGTCCAAAGCATGTCATATTTAATGCATTCGAATTGCAAACACTTGATATAATCTTTGTTCATTCGTAGGCagagtaaataaatatcaaggCGTTAATTTTGTTACATCGTATACCAAATTTATCGTTGCGATAAAAATGACGGAAAAATCGTAACTCTTTTAAAAGGACACGGTGCagttcttaataaattatataaaaaaatataattatattaataattaattaattaagtccAAGCGGACTCAGACTAATTTTTTCCTTGAACGTTTAACTTTTTGATAACACTAATAAGTTTATCATAGATACCTATAATTAACATGTAGAGtctttgaaacaaaaaaaatatcatttattgatatagaTAATGTCTACATATCAaagttaataagaaatatattcaaaatttacatttactgcccaATATAATGATACGGACAATTTGTCTCTAGAAACATTTCATGCTTTCCAGCAATTAGTCTTTAGTTCTGTAGTAGagtagtatttataattatatttaaacaatggTTGCACCATAAATAGGAAATTTGCAATCAAAGTTTTAACGCGTTTTCGGAGTATGACTTTTTTATAGGAgggaaacgggcaggaggctcacctgatgttaagtgataacgccgCTCACGGACACTTGctatgccagaaggctcgcaagtgcgctgccgatcttttaagaattggtacgctctttgcTTGAAGGAACCTCAGTCGAATAGGTTCGGGATTACCACAGTGGACTGGTTACACATAGTGCTGGTGCGTGGCAGATATTACCTTAAGaatcgctcagttgtggaacgacggacgtcaaggtgatacggatgatatttttattctgcCTTGACTTCCATGGATGAAACTAAGCTACAGGTATCAGTCCGAActactcttctgaacactctccatggtaaatgcccacatctctacgcaacgccgaGGGATCAACCCGTtcggaaagtgactggtcgtcgacgatttgAATCACACTTCTCAACGAAGGGTCAAGCGGAAGGTGCTGGTGCTGGGGAGCTCCGCCCGAAGGTGAGAGCAGTACTctatgtggggccgaatttgcgctttataaaGTTGCAAGCGGTGTCCCGGGGTGAAGTAcggtctcgccttgctgagcacaccaagctacTTTAGCAAGGTTAACTTAGCTTTTCCTTCCAAATGAcggcgaaactgaacgtcattcgatatgtcaacgcccagtaTCCCGATgctagctgaggctttaaggagagtgttATCGAagagaggagtagcgacaaataatgtttttgaaaCAAGTTCTTCGGGTAAAATTATtggatttagtctaccccagtatGAAACTCCGTTATGAAACTAAAAGTTGGTTCCgttactcatcgacaactgcctgagaaatacctgcccggccagtgtaaagagtatcgtctcgtccgcatagcaataaatgatgctaagttgcaacatatcattgatatgcagaataaacagggtcggggataggacacaaCCTCGTGGGAACCCGCCATTCACGGGTTAAAGGCCAGAACttgctccgtcgatgacgaccttgatgGTCCAATTAGCAAAAAGCTGGAATTCTAGTTGtataatttctcggggagcccatacgctggaagcttcgagagcagtgctctgtgcTATACCCGACCGAAAGCTTTCGATATCTCCAAATTTACCGCCAGCGTCTCCCTCTAGGATtgaattgcctctgcccacctatgtgtatGGTATGCgaggaggtcaccagctgaacgaccatgGCGAAAGCCGTgatgataatcgctaatcagctcgTGGCCCTTTAGATACTGCaggagctggccattaataatgcttttcattattttggaaAACTAGGTCGCCGCCTAAACTCGCTGATAGTCGTATCAAAGGATATCGGATTCAATTTGGGGTTGGAGAGATGGTCTCCGGGAATCTCCCTGACTGATTgcgctggtgaaataacctctcACAGATTATTTGACCAGTGGGTGGTCACGTCTCGACGccggtttaaaaaaatatcttttgtttCAGGGAGTTTCAAACAATGTAGCTATAGTAGATGTGATGGCAGAAAAGCTTCGAGGAGAAATGATGGATCTTCAACATGGATCAGCTTTTATGAATAATGCCAAAATTAATGCTAGCACCGGTAAGTTTTTTCTCTTCATATTAAGAACCCATCATGAGGGGTTTGgtgaatatttaatgtaaataattaaaaaattgtttgtatttttaagtgagaaattaaaatatatatatttcctcACACGGAATATTATAAcattcaaaataaacaaatagtatttggaacaaaaggctttaattttatttgtataacataatcttgttttatcttttaagTCATTAAAACGCATGATAATTAAGCGTAATTTTagctttttctttaattaaattaaaacaatcacATTTCGCATGGTTCACAGTTTACACATGGTATATTTGAatgattgttttaaaaaattcgtTAATTTCAGTAATTAGTATTCGAGATTGGGCCACatctaaaagtaatttttttatttcctattttctTAAGCGTAGGTTGGTAATGGATAAGGTTGGTAAAGTAGGCCTTGTTGGTacggatttaaataaataatagacatTATTAATTCTCGATAGATTATGCAATTACTGCTGGGTCAAAGATTTGTGTGGTGACTGCTGGTGTCCGGCAGCGAGAAGGAGAGACTCGGCTCGACCTGGTGCAAAGAAATACTGACATCTTAAAAGTCATCATTCCAAAAGTAAGAACTTTTTTGTAACAACTAACAAAAATTTCGTAGTATATAGAAGCTCTACGGTTTTCTCCagttaatatacatatatgtagattttattattcaaaagttTGATCGAAAACTatcgcatttttatttaagtatttcaaaaatgttgtagTAAATGATGCCTtgtaatatagattttaacttctttttttgAACTGTGCTTAATCTAGTATCGTAATGAGTTCAGTAGTGTCGGAGGTTAGCGTATGCTCACGGTTTGAGACACAAAGAAGAATACTGAAGAAGTCTCTTGCTGTTCTAGTTATATTGCTATAAGACACGCGGTGTCTCTCCCATTTCGTATGTTAGCGTAAAAGTGTAGCAGATAATGcgaatttgtatataattttcgtTTCTTGATGAGCCCTTGCACTAGTCGCGGGAAAAACGCCCATTCAGGCCGAAATTGCCCGAgttgagctgtaaaggcccttaaggcaaGATTccttacaaaaacaaatgataaaaaCCTAGACGGCGTACAGTGAATGAGACCCTGAAAGCACTTACGTCCCcagttttttaatgtaatttttattattatttcagtaGTAATTTGTGGTATATTGATATGATGTAATAATACTAATCTTCAAGCACTTGGTTATGGTTGAGGTGTAAACGGAAGCCTGTTTTTGGAGAATGGTGATATCTATAGAAGCAAGCACACAATGATATCTTTTGAGTGTGTGATATTTGCGTTTTGTTATATAGTATTAGGTTTTatcagttgttttttttttaattcattctaTAGTTTGCCAATTAAACATTCCGAAATCTCGCATGCCCCGTGATAAACCTGTATGGAGATAACACTGTgtgaaattgtaaatattaatttttaattagaataccagattttaaattacattgtttgtttaataaatgatattaaatctttaaatgtcaatgttaatattttgattatgttaTCTTTTATTACTTAACGCATATCTGagctattatataaataatgaatgtttTAGTGTTGCGTCGCAATCAGTCATAATATAAGTTTGACTTCCTGACCCGTCTACAAACATTGTCGTATATACAGTCATACATACCAGTCACAAGACTACATTTAATGCTCTCGGATAGTATATAGTCCTAGTACCGTTAGCTTTTTTATAGAttagggggcaaacggacagaaggctcacctgatgttgtGACtacgccgcccatggacactctcaatgccagagggctcgtgttgcgttgccgtccttttaacaattggtacgctctaaTACTTAAttgagcagctggttccacataagtGTTGCTTAAATTGTGTATAGCATTTAAAgtctagtccagccataagttctgttacaaataaaaatgcatttttttaaatgtagaaatgtaatattataaaaatgtataatataactaatatatctacataattattaaagtctcagaaAAGAACAAAAAGATATTGTATTCGAAATTACCACCTTTGGCTTTCCTTCCTACAGgcttttaatctgtttggccactaATCTATGGATTTGCACTGTTTCCAGGGGAAATTTcaccactgcttgctccaaagattttttaagatattttaagagATTTTTTAGACTCCATATTGCCGTGTGGTTTAGGAaggtcctctaaaactgacaataatttgaagtctaaaagGTTGaagtctgggctagatgagggccagttTTCAGCTCTTATATTaagtccggaacgttggtttcaaacCAGGCTTGGATAGTTCGTACCTTGTGACCAtgtgcagaatcctgctggaaagcccacggtatatttttaaaagtgcattgctgagaggtttcacaacatgatccaagactgcATCACTCAGTTTGCATAACAATTTAGTTTCgtgactccttgataagacCCACAAAACCATCACTtacgcaggatgatgaccacgttgtaccaTTCCtaccacttgagcagcttctcTCGAACTGAGAGCGTATACGTTATCATTTTCCTTActgtagtgttcttcaatcgtgaattTTTTTCATCTCTAAAGAGGATATTTTTGTGCTTTTCACAAGGCGTTTTCATTGATAaactctctttaattgtaaatattgatttaaggCATTTCCTGTATATCAACGATACgcaccgagcttcaggtcttgttttataatacaggACAGAGCCCTTATTTCGGGAATCTTCATTACTcgtaataagattttttgcctCCTAATAGggtttgtaatttgataatgaactcgaaaaatatgtgaaaaggCGCAAAACcgcaaaaaaaagtttttaaaataatattcgtgttttaaattaccaataattaaaaatttgaacataataaaagcactagtctggccataaatactgttagtATTTATCCAGACtagttataaaaatctatttttaatattcgattCATGCCACTGAAGTGATTATCTCTAAGAGTTCTTGCTCAATATGATTccaattaatttgtataccATATTTAAAACCCCTTTTAGGGAAACGCACTTTAAAAAAGCTaccatttattatatgtagcAGGTGTTAAGTGGTTAGGGTTGAGCTAGTAGCGATTAATAGGGCAACACATTTTAGCTATTAAACTCTAGACAACCGCTAGGTATTGGGAATACTTAAGTCCGCGAAAGCTATCAGTTGAAGAAAATTATTCTCCTacgaattatttgtatatgtacttttataatgatgtcattaataaaatattttttgtacagcTGCTCCAGCATAGCCCTGACACAATCTTCCTGATTGCAAGTAATCCGGTGGATATTTTGACTTACGTCACGTGGAAAATCAGCGGGCTCCCAAAGCATAGAGTTATTGGTTCAGGAACGAACCTCGATTCTGCAAGATTTAGGTATCTTCTCTCCGAAAGACTCTCTATCGCAACCACCTCCTGCCACGGTTATATTATTGGAGAGCACGGAGACAGTAGTGGTAtgtactatttaaatatttattttccaggTTATGTAACTAAGAACTTTCTCCGATAGTTTATTTAACACTTTTGTATTCACACAAAATTGGATGCCAACTTTTAAACGAGGTTTATTATT
Proteins encoded in this window:
- the LOC123718829 gene encoding L-lactate dehydrogenase isoform X1, translating into MPSNQVNGQKYYDPKMATILKLFQPLQPKQEDTGSKITVVGAGQVGMAAVFSILTQGVSNNVAIVDVMAEKLRGEMMDLQHGSAFMNNAKINASTDYAITAGSKICVVTAGVRQREGETRLDLVQRNTDILKVIIPKLLQHSPDTIFLIASNPVDILTYVTWKISGLPKHRVIGSGTNLDSARFRYLLSERLSIATTSCHGYIIGEHGDSSVPVWSGVNIAGVRLSDMNPEIGTDKDSESWKDIHDMVVKSAYEVIKLKGYTSWAIGLSISQLCHAILTNANSVHAVTTYVKGEHGIEQDVFMSLPCVLGSSGVSDVIRQRLTENEKTQFRKSAEIMVKVQSGIKF
- the LOC123718829 gene encoding L-lactate dehydrogenase isoform X2 produces the protein MRIVRTAKMATILKLFQPLQPKQEDTGSKITVVGAGQVGMAAVFSILTQGVSNNVAIVDVMAEKLRGEMMDLQHGSAFMNNAKINASTDYAITAGSKICVVTAGVRQREGETRLDLVQRNTDILKVIIPKLLQHSPDTIFLIASNPVDILTYVTWKISGLPKHRVIGSGTNLDSARFRYLLSERLSIATTSCHGYIIGEHGDSSVPVWSGVNIAGVRLSDMNPEIGTDKDSESWKDIHDMVVKSAYEVIKLKGYTSWAIGLSISQLCHAILTNANSVHAVTTYVKGEHGIEQDVFMSLPCVLGSSGVSDVIRQRLTENEKTQFRKSAEIMVKVQSGIKF
- the LOC123718829 gene encoding L-lactate dehydrogenase isoform X3, with product MATILKLFQPLQPKQEDTGSKITVVGAGQVGMAAVFSILTQGVSNNVAIVDVMAEKLRGEMMDLQHGSAFMNNAKINASTDYAITAGSKICVVTAGVRQREGETRLDLVQRNTDILKVIIPKLLQHSPDTIFLIASNPVDILTYVTWKISGLPKHRVIGSGTNLDSARFRYLLSERLSIATTSCHGYIIGEHGDSSVPVWSGVNIAGVRLSDMNPEIGTDKDSESWKDIHDMVVKSAYEVIKLKGYTSWAIGLSISQLCHAILTNANSVHAVTTYVKGEHGIEQDVFMSLPCVLGSSGVSDVIRQRLTENEKTQFRKSAEIMVKVQSGIKF